GCGGGCTCTTTCTTGGCCACTTCAGCGAACGGCCGCTCTTCCGGAGCCTTACCCGCAAAATAATAGCCGATGGCACCAGCAGATATACCAACGACCACGAGCGCCCCCAGCATGAATCCCAGCTTCTTCTTGCGCCCTTCCTTCTTGATACTATCGAGCTGGATGAGCAGCGAGCCGGTGGGAACCTGAGAGTCAGGAGTATGGCTTGATTCAAGTTTTGGAACGCTATCAAAAAACGGAATCAAACCGGAGTCTTGAGGAGACTCCAACTCCGCTCCCTTTGCCCAATCGTCCAGAACTTGATCTTCGGGTTCTACCTCACCTGAGTCGGAAGGCGCTTCCTCGAAAAGTGCGGCCGAAAAAGGCTTGAGCTCAAAAGCCGGAAGCTTTGGCTTCTCAGGGGCTGGCTCCGGCTTCTTATTCTCGACCTTTGGCTTGGAGTCGAGCATCGTATCAGGGAAGGTGATCGATGCGGTATCGTCGGGAGAATCAAACGTCGGAGTTGGAAGCTCAGGCTTCTTCTCGACCGCCTTCGGTGCAAGTCCCGCGGCGAGAGAGCGCTTGTTAGTATCAGGAACGTCGTTCTTTAGCTTCTCTCGCAAGGCTTCAAGACGATCTTGCCTTGGTTCCTTGCGTTTTTCGTCCTTCTTTGAACCGATGTCTGGGCTCTTTTTGACGCCCAAGTCGGGAACGAAACCCTCTTGCTTGCCTTTCGGCGCCTGGTCGGCCTTGATGGCCTCTAGCGGACCGGTAAACCCGATAGTCTTTGCCCTAGGCTTAACGGTTTGACCTTTCGCGAGCGAGTCATGAAAAGCAGGTACTTCTCGGACGGGCTTCCATTGCACGATCGACTCGTGCCAGACGTAGGCCTCGTCTCCGAGCGACCCGTTCTCAAACTTCTCGCGTAGCGCCTTGAGTGTGAAGGGACCAGATGACTGGCCATTAACCGAATAATGCCAATTGTTTGGCGGAACTTTAGGCCCACCCGGAGCGGGTGGAGGAGAAGGTCGAGAGCCGAGGGCTGTTGGTTCAACACCAGTGGCCAAAGGCGCTTCTTGCTCCTTTACGGTAATGATATTGCCGCAGCTTTTGCATCGGACCTTCAGTACTTTTCCATGAACTTTTTCATCTGGAATTGAGTACTTGGTATTGCATGCGTCGCAATAGAACTTCATCGCGTGGGCTCGTCTGAATTTCCCTGTAGAGGCCGCCCGGAATGTATGGGCCAATTTTAAATGACCCCGCCCCGCCCGGCAATGGCGGAGACTATCACAAGGCAAAACACTTGCCTACAGTCCATCTAATCCCAGACGACAATTATCCTAATACCCACAGTCCTAAAATGACTACAGGTCCACTGATTGCCCACACCAACGCCGTGTATCCCATGATATCGCGGGCCCTAAGTCCCATGATTCCCAGAAGTGGAAGGGCCCAAAACGGCTGCAACATATTCGTCCACGCGTCTCCGTACGAGAGCGCCATCACCACAGTGCTCGCTGGGATTTCCAATACACTGAGCGCCTCGACCATCAAAGGCCCCTGAACTGCCCACTGCCCTCCCCCGCTGGGCACAAAGAAGTTGACGGCCCCTGCGGAAAGGAAGGTCAGGATCGGGTAGGTGCTCTCAGACGAAATGGCAATAAATGCCTCGCTGATCTGAGCGATTAATCCCGAGGAAGTCAGAATCCCCAGAATTCCAAAGTAGAGTGGAAATTGAATGATGATCGGACCCGCGCCGCGAGCTCCATCCAGAATGGCCTCCACATAAGACAAGGGCGAGCGGTGTAAGAGCAAACCTAAACCGAAAAAGAGGAGGTTGACGGTATCGAGGTGCCAAGCCGCAACTCCCGTTGAGAAGAGCAGGAAAGCTACCCACGAGAGTACCAAGAGTCCAAACCCAACTCCGAGCCAAGGTCCATGCTCAAGTTGGCTCACAATCCCGCTGGCGCCGCCTCTCGCCTTTTCAAGAGGCTCGTCCATCTTCAGAGAGGGTTCAATGACGTTTTCGCTGGGTGTCAGAACCCAAAAGAGACCCGCCATCACCAAGATCAGTGAGCTCGTAATCACCATGTTCATTGGCGCCAAGATCGTTTCCGTAATGGGGATCACACCGATTGAGTCGACGAGGAAGTGATTGGCCTCCGCGACCTTTAAAGGTGCTGACCCAGAAAGCCCCCCGTGCCATACGACGAACCCCGCATAGCCGGCAGCGCCTAGAAGTGGGTAGTGGACCTTGATGCCCCTGGATTTGAGAGATTTCCCCATTTCCCGTGCCATCAGCGCCCCGACAATCGCGCCGAGGCCCCATTGGATCAAGCTCGCCGCGCAAGCCACGAGCAAGACGACCACAACAGCGACCCTAGGACTGTTGACGCGCGACGTGATAAAACGCACCAACGACTGAATAGGCGGCGTCAATGCGAGCGCATGCCCTACGAGCAGGATAAGACACATCTGGAGGGCGAACTTCATCAAGCCTGTTGAAAAAAGCTCTTTAAACCACCCGTGGCCGATCAAGCTCATCCGTTGACCGACGCTCAAATCCTGAACTTCGGCCCCAAAAACCAGCGCCGAGACCCACACGAAAAGGCTCAAAAGTAGGGCAAACACCATGGGATCTGGAACGACTCGCTCCGAGATATCCGAGAGTTTTGACCCCCATTTCGAGATCATTGAGACACCGTTTGAACAACTTCAATGACCTGAGTTTCTACTTCCCGCAGCTTTGCTCGGCACTTCTGCAAGAGGTCAGTGGCTCTCGAAACATGGTCGACTAACTCATCGACCGAAACCTGATTGGACTCAATACCTTTAAGGATTTTCTCTATCTCGTCCATGGCTGCTTTGAATTCAAATTTCTCGTCGTCTGCCATTTAGTGATCTCCACGTTTAGTGATTTCCAGAACTCGAGACGTGACGCTTCCATCCCCAAATTCCAATTCAACATCTTGCCCTACTTCCAACTCATCGACGCTCGAGCGGACCGCGCCTTTCGCCCGCAGGAGTACAAAGCCCCGCTCCAATGAACGGCGAGGGTTCTCTGATTCCACCTTGCTCTCCAAGAGGTTGAGGCGAGCGGTGGCACGCTCCAGATATTGATTTAAAGATGTAGAAAGCCTCGTTTGAGCGCGCTGGACCGAACCCTCTTCGCGTTCACACCTCAGCTTTGCGTGCGATTCCAGCTGTGTCCGGAAACGATCGATGACTCGACCTTTAGAATCAAGATGTCGTTGTGCCCCAGTCTGAATGCCTCGAGCCAAGTCTTCAAGCGCGCGCTCTTCTTTCGCAACTGATTCTACCAAGAACTGAGCCACCGCAGTGGGTGTCTTAAATCCCCGAGACACACGGTCCATCACTGTTTGATCTCGATGGTGTCCGATCCCCGTCAGGACAGGGAGAGGAAATCTCATGGCACTCAGTCCCAGCTTGAACGAATCAAACCACCCGAGGTCCGACACTGAACCTCCGCCTCGTGTGATCACTAGAACGTCGTAGTCATCGCGAAGCTGCGCGAACCGGATGAGGCCATCCATTACACTCTCTTCCAATGCAACCCCTTGCATCTTCGCGTAAAACACCCCGACATCAAACGCGAATCCACTACGCCGGAGCTCATCCAAAAAGTCCGCTTCAGCATCCGTTGAACGCCCTGTGATCAATGCTATGCGCAGAGGAGCCCGCGGAATCGCCATCTTTCGGTTCGTGTCTAAATCGCCTCTCTTCGAAAGCTCCGCCAGAATCTTGGAACGACGAAGCTCGGCATCGCTTCCCAAAGACTCGAGGTCGATGTCTTTGATGCTCACTGAAAGGCCACCCGTCTTCACATAGACGCCTGGCTGAACCAGGAAGCGATACGTCCCACCGTCCTTTAACTCATGACCGATCGAGGCCAACGACTGCGTCAGCCGGATACGGTCGTCGTTCCACATTACCGCGGCGACCTTGGCATTCACGGTGCCGTCTCGATGCCTTTCCACCAATTCAAAATATGCGTGTCCCTTGGGCCTGATTTTGGTCCATCCTACGAGCTCGGACTCAAGCCAAACGGGCTCCTGAAAACTCTCTTGTACGATTTGAGCAAGTTGACGGTTCAACTGACTGACCGTCGTCACGTCCGGGTTATCGCCCCCGTCCAAGAGCGACGCTCGCGCCCCCGGTGTCAATTTAAAGTGCAGATGGTCCAATCGAATCAAGAGCTCTTGGCCCTGCGTCAAGGGTACCTTCCAAGACCTTGTATCCGAGTCGAAATAAGCCCCTTGAACCCCGGCAACAGCATCCCTGCAAGCCGCGTCGTACGGGAATCTAACCTCAAAGGTCTTTTCATGTTCAAGGAAGTCGATGACTCTCATCGTTTCATTCCCCCTGAGGGAGACAAGCGAGTCCAACCGAGCCGATGCAGCGATTTACGATACGATTATCGTCAGCAAAAATGCACGCCTCGCAGCTAAAGCCTTCGGAGCACTCTTGTTGATCGCAACTTGCACGGCATGTGTATTCAAAGCACACTTGGTCGCCGGGACAACCTACGCTCTCATCACATTCAGCGGTTTCAACGCATGCCTGGATGATCGCCAAGAGCCCCAGCAAAAATAACCCCAGAGCACGCTTCATGATTCGTATCCTCTTTGTACTCGTTCAAAACATCTTGTCTCTAACGCTCTGGGTTCTGGCAACCCCATTTTACCTGATTGGAAAACTCAAAGGTCCCGGCCAAGTTTGGGTGGAACTAAATTTGGAGCCGGATTTCCCGATCTCAGCCCCAAAGAGCCGGTGGCTACCAAAACCCTATACCTATTTGAACCTGCGTTCAGACCTGCTCGAGATCAAACAAGCAAAACGGTGCAAGGGAGTCATCGTGAGTTGGGATCAACCGCTTGCGATGGGGCCGGCCAAGCTCGCTGAGATCAGACGACTCCTCGTCGAAATACGTGAGGCTGGAATCGAAGTGGTGTTTTTCTGCGACCAACTCGACACACGTGACTATCCATTAGCCACCGCAGCGACACACATCGTACTGAACCGCGCTGGGCGGCTCTACACCTTCAAGCCGCACATGGAACTCTATTTCTTCAAGGGGCTCTTTGAGAAGTTTGGCCTGGCGGCTCAGTTCGTACACGTCGGCGAGTTTAAGACCGCGGGACACCGCTTCATTCACCAGAACGCACCTCGCGCTCAAGAATTGATGATGTCAGAACTACTCCAACGTCTAAATGCGGAGCTTGAAACCACTTGCGGCCCTCGTTTCTCGCCAGCGCTCCACGAGTTGGCACCGATGGACGCTCGCAACGCGCTCAAGCATGGACTTGTCGATGCCGAGATTGGAGAACCCCTCTTGCCTAGCTTTCTCGCCGACTCTGAGAACTTTGACCCGAAGTCGGAGCTCGACCCCAAGAAGCTGCCACTTGTGATGAACATGGAAGGTTGGAGGGCGAGCAAGTTCGAAATGCCGTGGAAGCCCTTGCTAAGGAAGCCACTGATCGCTGTGATCGATCTAAGCGGTATGATCGTGTCGTCTGGAATGTCGGGCGCCGGCGCCCAGATTTCCCCTGATAAGGTCATCCCCGCACTAAAGGCCCTCAAACGAAACCGCAGAGTGAGAGCGGTTATCCTGCACATCAACTCGCCGGGCGGCTCGGCGAGTGCGAGCGAACAACTTTGGCAGGAGATTCAAGACCTGCGCCAGGAAGTTCCCGTGGTGGCGTGGTGTACGGATGTCGCTGCAAGCGGCGGCTACTATCTCGCGTGTGCGGCTGATCAAGTCGTAGCAGCCCCTGAGAGCATTGTGGGGTCCATTGGCGTTATCATGGGAAAGTTCAACCTTTCTGGCACCTCTGACAAGCTTGGTATTGGCGTGGAAACCATAGGTGAGCCATCACTCTTGAGCGCAGTTTCTGAGCTCGACGGCCAACTCTTGGAGAATATCCAGGCAGACATTCGGTCGTTCTATGCCACCTTCCTCGATCGTGTACGGCTCTCTCGTCGAATTCCAAGGCGAAAGCTCCATCGCTATGCACGCGGACGAGTCTATCTGGGAAGAGACGCTCAAAAGCGCGGATTGGTCGACGGCTTGGGTGGGTTCGAAGAAGCCTATCGGAGGGCTCTGGAGCTGACCCAATTGCCAGAAAAGGCTGTGGCCTTGACCTCTTACGCATACAAGGAACAGGACTTCCGAGCGCTCTTGAGAGAAAACCTACTTTATAGCGGTCAGGCCCAGGTTTTGGACAAGGTAGAGCGTCATCAACTCATCTTCGAAATGTTCCAAAATGAGGGCATGCTAGCTTGGTCGGGTATAACAACTAGATCTCAAGTCCCATGATGATCTTGTCTTCGCCTTGGGTGAAATAGTCTACCAACCTACCCTCCTCCACAAAACCAAATCTTGCGTAGAAGGCCCGTGCTGCCTCGTATTCTGGTAGTGATGATGTCGAGAGATAGAGCTTTCGTGCCCCAAAACGCTTCACCCCACGTATGACGGTATGAAGCAACATGGCGCCGTAGCCCTTGCCTCGATGAAATGGATTCACATAGGTCCACCCGAGCCAATAGATGCCTCGGGCCTCCGAGTCCTCAACGAAGTATCCGCTGACTCCTACGGGTTCTTTACTCTCTTGGTCCACAAGGACGAGATGTAGAGTCACGTCCTCGGCAAGATCAAATCGAGTGTCATGGAAAGCTCGTTTCGCGGCCCGATAGTCATCGGAATCGTGCAGCCGAATGATTCGAAGAGCCTCTTCGAGGTCAGCTGCGGTCATCGGCCGGATTTCAGGTCCTGAACCCGGAAAAAGACTCTTTGCGAATTGGGTCCACTTCACTCAACGCCCTAACATTTCGTCTAGTTTTCCCGACTTTTGTAGAGCTGCCACATCGGTGTAGCCGCCTACGGAGACGTCATCGATAAAGATCTGCGGGACGGTTCTCATCCCTCCACTAAGCTCCACCAGCTTCATTCTCATATCGGTATCATTGGTGACATCGATCTCTTCGAAAGGGACGTCGATATTCTGGAAGAGCCGCTTGGCCATATCGCAATAAGGACAATAGGTGGTTCGATAAATTACTACTTTTGCCATGGTCGATTACCTCCGTGCCTTCTGAGATTCTGCTTGGAGAACTCAAGATTCAAAATCATCAACTTCAAGAAATAAAAAAGGCACCCCAAGTGAGGTGCCCTACTCGGAAGTGGGTGTCGACTATTCGTCGAGACCCGAGAACACGAATGGGTACTGGATGATACAGATACCGCCGTTCGGCTTCTCAAAGCGAAGTCGTCCGATCACGCGTGTGATACAGCCTTCTACGCCTTTGTGGTTGAGGGTGGACTCTGCGATGGATGGCTCCATCACAGCACCGTCTAGGTTAACCTTCCACTGAGCCGTAACCTTACCCGAAAGTGTTGGGTTGGTTTGGAGCTCTTTCTCGAAGCAGTACTTGATTGCGGACTGACGCTGGTTGACCACGCGTCGAATGTTGTTCTTGTCGCAGAAGTCACCGATGCTCGGAGCACCTGTTTGAATACGCGACTTAACTTTCTTCGCTGCTTTACGTCCAATCTTAGCGCCGGTTCCTTTTCCGCCACCGGTATCGACTTTACCCAGGCCACCGATACGGCCGAAACCTTCACCGCCGCCGCCCTTGCCAACGCCACGCATGCCCATACCGCCGGCACCGCGGCCAACAACAAGGTCTCCGCCCTCGCCACTCATGGCCACGTTCATCTTCGAGTCGAAGCCGTCCGAGTCTGCAAAGATATTCTTGAGGGGACCAGCACCGAGCGCGTCAGCACTAAGAGCCTTATTGACACCGATATTCTTCACGTCGATTTCGTCGACCATTTCACCGTCGACTTTAGGGATCTTGGACTCAGGAATCTCTTCGTCTGGATCACCGAACTTGCCTTCCTCACCACCGGCCTTCTTGCCTGTCGTGTCTTCTTCAGGCTCATCGACCTCTTCTTCTTCCAAAGGATCATCCACATCGTCGACCATGTATTTCACGAATCGGTCGAGATTCTGCATGTCTTCGAGCTCAGGGTCGGCTTCAAACATGAGGAAAGCGGCCAAGAGGAACGCGATGTGTACGACGGCTCCAAGGAAGATCGTGAGCAAGAGCGGCTTATCAAAACGCTCACCGAACCCTCTCAAGGGAACAGCTTCGCCCTTCTCCACAAGTTGGAAGAAGATATTGACTGTACCAAGCTCTACGATACCCCAGTCGCCGTGCGTGAGACTAACTTCGTGAACGTCACTACCCACCTTGGTCGTTTTTTTCGACTCGACCAGTTCTTCCAGATCGAAATCTTCGTCGGATAGATTGAAGGTACCGTCTACTTTTTCCGTGACACGGAGTTTGTAGCCAGTGTCGGTGCGCTCGAACATTTCGAACGTAGCGGGGACTTCACTCGTCTCCACCACGAACATATTCGTATCGTCCGACCCAACGGTTACTACCGGATCGCTTGTCTGTGTAAATGTACGCTCTTGGAACACAGTTCCGTTCCAAACAAGCGCGACTCGAAGATTATGATTGCTAGAACTCACCTACGAACTCCTTTCGCCTCGTAGTCGTGTACGCTTTTTTCCGTCGTTCTATTCCGGGGGCCAGCGCCAGAGCCCACGCACCATACTGATGCGACCAGAAACCGTCAAGCGTTTGACCGCGCTGACAACGAAACTCGGATTTTGCGTCTACACGACTATACGTCTAAGTTAAAGCCGAGATTCCGAATCTCAGCGTCACCTAGTCAGACAGTGACGCGACGAGGAAGTTCCATGAGACGTTTAAAATACTGCATACTACTGCTTTTATTGAGCTTTCCGCTCAGCGCGCAGGAGAGCTTCGATTC
This Microvenator marinus DNA region includes the following protein-coding sequences:
- a CDS encoding GYF domain-containing protein, with the translated sequence MKFYCDACNTKYSIPDEKVHGKVLKVRCKSCGNIITVKEQEAPLATGVEPTALGSRPSPPPAPGGPKVPPNNWHYSVNGQSSGPFTLKALREKFENGSLGDEAYVWHESIVQWKPVREVPAFHDSLAKGQTVKPRAKTIGFTGPLEAIKADQAPKGKQEGFVPDLGVKKSPDIGSKKDEKRKEPRQDRLEALREKLKNDVPDTNKRSLAAGLAPKAVEKKPELPTPTFDSPDDTASITFPDTMLDSKPKVENKKPEPAPEKPKLPAFELKPFSAALFEEAPSDSGEVEPEDQVLDDWAKGAELESPQDSGLIPFFDSVPKLESSHTPDSQVPTGSLLIQLDSIKKEGRKKKLGFMLGALVVVGISAGAIGYYFAGKAPEERPFAEVAKKEPARVPVEKVYSKGKLSNMGIELEEEVIPADPTPEEMAMPEKPAENTQAQVAEKSPQEPTKAGLEDRPEPKKVAATKGETSTEPQAVAKAEEKPPEEDKPVTAQSVLSYTSPTAARSGSTAINRPEDTIGAAGSSATTLSKDAARDGFRIIRQSVMQCRERHMRRGATLDANKIHIKITVEPTGSVSKYGVQPASVANTEFDICMRSHMDRWKFARWQGVATEITSSFVMQ
- a CDS encoding short-chain fatty acid transporter, translated to MISKWGSKLSDISERVVPDPMVFALLLSLFVWVSALVFGAEVQDLSVGQRMSLIGHGWFKELFSTGLMKFALQMCLILLVGHALALTPPIQSLVRFITSRVNSPRVAVVVVLLVACAASLIQWGLGAIVGALMAREMGKSLKSRGIKVHYPLLGAAGYAGFVVWHGGLSGSAPLKVAEANHFLVDSIGVIPITETILAPMNMVITSSLILVMAGLFWVLTPSENVIEPSLKMDEPLEKARGGASGIVSQLEHGPWLGVGFGLLVLSWVAFLLFSTGVAAWHLDTVNLLFFGLGLLLHRSPLSYVEAILDGARGAGPIIIQFPLYFGILGILTSSGLIAQISEAFIAISSESTYPILTFLSAGAVNFFVPSGGGQWAVQGPLMVEALSVLEIPASTVVMALSYGDAWTNMLQPFWALPLLGIMGLRARDIMGYTALVWAISGPVVILGLWVLG
- the xseB gene encoding exodeoxyribonuclease VII small subunit, coding for MADDEKFEFKAAMDEIEKILKGIESNQVSVDELVDHVSRATDLLQKCRAKLREVETQVIEVVQTVSQ
- the xseA gene encoding exodeoxyribonuclease VII large subunit, which translates into the protein MRVIDFLEHEKTFEVRFPYDAACRDAVAGVQGAYFDSDTRSWKVPLTQGQELLIRLDHLHFKLTPGARASLLDGGDNPDVTTVSQLNRQLAQIVQESFQEPVWLESELVGWTKIRPKGHAYFELVERHRDGTVNAKVAAVMWNDDRIRLTQSLASIGHELKDGGTYRFLVQPGVYVKTGGLSVSIKDIDLESLGSDAELRRSKILAELSKRGDLDTNRKMAIPRAPLRIALITGRSTDAEADFLDELRRSGFAFDVGVFYAKMQGVALEESVMDGLIRFAQLRDDYDVLVITRGGGSVSDLGWFDSFKLGLSAMRFPLPVLTGIGHHRDQTVMDRVSRGFKTPTAVAQFLVESVAKEERALEDLARGIQTGAQRHLDSKGRVIDRFRTQLESHAKLRCEREEGSVQRAQTRLSTSLNQYLERATARLNLLESKVESENPRRSLERGFVLLRAKGAVRSSVDELEVGQDVELEFGDGSVTSRVLEITKRGDH
- the sppA gene encoding signal peptide peptidase SppA: MIRILFVLVQNILSLTLWVLATPFYLIGKLKGPGQVWVELNLEPDFPISAPKSRWLPKPYTYLNLRSDLLEIKQAKRCKGVIVSWDQPLAMGPAKLAEIRRLLVEIREAGIEVVFFCDQLDTRDYPLATAATHIVLNRAGRLYTFKPHMELYFFKGLFEKFGLAAQFVHVGEFKTAGHRFIHQNAPRAQELMMSELLQRLNAELETTCGPRFSPALHELAPMDARNALKHGLVDAEIGEPLLPSFLADSENFDPKSELDPKKLPLVMNMEGWRASKFEMPWKPLLRKPLIAVIDLSGMIVSSGMSGAGAQISPDKVIPALKALKRNRRVRAVILHINSPGGSASASEQLWQEIQDLRQEVPVVAWCTDVAASGGYYLACAADQVVAAPESIVGSIGVIMGKFNLSGTSDKLGIGVETIGEPSLLSAVSELDGQLLENIQADIRSFYATFLDRVRLSRRIPRRKLHRYARGRVYLGRDAQKRGLVDGLGGFEEAYRRALELTQLPEKAVALTSYAYKEQDFRALLRENLLYSGQAQVLDKVERHQLIFEMFQNEGMLAWSGITTRSQVP
- a CDS encoding GNAT family N-acetyltransferase, encoding MKWTQFAKSLFPGSGPEIRPMTAADLEEALRIIRLHDSDDYRAAKRAFHDTRFDLAEDVTLHLVLVDQESKEPVGVSGYFVEDSEARGIYWLGWTYVNPFHRGKGYGAMLLHTVIRGVKRFGARKLYLSTSSLPEYEAARAFYARFGFVEEGRLVDYFTQGEDKIIMGLEI
- the grxC gene encoding glutaredoxin 3, yielding MAKVVIYRTTYCPYCDMAKRLFQNIDVPFEEIDVTNDTDMRMKLVELSGGMRTVPQIFIDDVSVGGYTDVAALQKSGKLDEMLGR
- a CDS encoding AgmX/PglI C-terminal domain-containing protein — protein: MSSSNHNLRVALVWNGTVFQERTFTQTSDPVVTVGSDDTNMFVVETSEVPATFEMFERTDTGYKLRVTEKVDGTFNLSDEDFDLEELVESKKTTKVGSDVHEVSLTHGDWGIVELGTVNIFFQLVEKGEAVPLRGFGERFDKPLLLTIFLGAVVHIAFLLAAFLMFEADPELEDMQNLDRFVKYMVDDVDDPLEEEEVDEPEEDTTGKKAGGEEGKFGDPDEEIPESKIPKVDGEMVDEIDVKNIGVNKALSADALGAGPLKNIFADSDGFDSKMNVAMSGEGGDLVVGRGAGGMGMRGVGKGGGGEGFGRIGGLGKVDTGGGKGTGAKIGRKAAKKVKSRIQTGAPSIGDFCDKNNIRRVVNQRQSAIKYCFEKELQTNPTLSGKVTAQWKVNLDGAVMEPSIAESTLNHKGVEGCITRVIGRLRFEKPNGGICIIQYPFVFSGLDE